A single genomic interval of Hyphomicrobium methylovorum harbors:
- a CDS encoding ABC transporter substrate-binding protein, translating into MPAAKASRFGKSVVRGFAIAAVSLYGAVAVQAADAPEQTINGLNAKLLDTMKQAQQLGVQGRYKVLAPVLSKTYDIASMTRVAVGSSWDSLQPAQKTGITDAFSRMMAATYAKRFDGFSGETFQIAEITDRAPSDKMIKTRIIQSNGKPVAINYLMRKTGADWRIVDVYLDGTISELASRRAEFSSILKAGGPDALIASLKKQGDRLLAGS; encoded by the coding sequence ATGCCGGCTGCCAAAGCATCCAGATTCGGAAAGTCCGTCGTGCGTGGCTTCGCCATTGCTGCGGTTTCTCTTTACGGCGCGGTCGCGGTGCAGGCGGCCGACGCGCCGGAACAGACCATCAATGGCCTCAATGCGAAACTGCTCGACACGATGAAGCAGGCTCAACAATTGGGCGTGCAGGGGCGCTATAAGGTACTCGCGCCGGTTCTTTCGAAAACCTACGATATTGCGTCGATGACTCGCGTGGCCGTCGGCTCAAGTTGGGATTCGCTGCAGCCCGCGCAAAAAACTGGCATCACCGACGCGTTCTCTCGTATGATGGCCGCGACGTATGCTAAGCGCTTCGACGGTTTCTCCGGCGAGACATTCCAAATCGCTGAAATCACCGACCGCGCGCCCAGCGACAAAATGATCAAGACGCGGATCATACAAAGTAACGGCAAGCCCGTTGCTATCAATTACCTAATGCGGAAAACTGGCGCCGATTGGAGAATCGTCGACGTTTATCTCGACGGCACAATCAGTGAGCTCGCTAGCCGCCGGGCTGAATTCAGTTCTATACTGAAGGCCGGCGGTCCGGATGCGCTCATTGCCTCGCTGAAAAAGCAAGGCGATAGGCTACTCGCCGGAAGCTAA
- a CDS encoding phosphorylase — protein sequence MQARGYVIAATGLAAEARLAASAENVVAVASGANETRLADLIEQALSDGARGIISFGIAGGLDPALPSGAVVIGTSVYAGARHVPADAAWTAQLRRSLPDAHAGQVAGCSTVIADPATKAEVFRATGAIAADMESHVVARIAEERELPFAVLRVIADAANQGLPPAAINGLKPDGQPDTFGVLKSLAADPAQLVALIRTGLAARRAMSGLLRCHRLLGPGLGYTDLG from the coding sequence ATGCAGGCGCGAGGCTACGTCATCGCGGCCACGGGCCTAGCTGCCGAAGCGCGACTGGCTGCAAGCGCTGAGAACGTCGTTGCTGTTGCGAGTGGTGCCAACGAAACGCGCTTGGCGGACTTGATCGAGCAAGCGCTGAGCGATGGCGCGCGCGGCATCATCAGCTTCGGCATCGCCGGTGGATTAGACCCTGCTTTGCCGTCGGGAGCGGTCGTCATCGGCACGTCGGTTTATGCCGGTGCTCGCCACGTCCCAGCCGACGCAGCCTGGACTGCGCAACTGCGCCGCTCACTGCCAGACGCGCATGCCGGACAAGTAGCGGGGTGCTCGACCGTCATTGCAGATCCGGCCACAAAAGCTGAGGTCTTCCGTGCAACCGGCGCCATCGCAGCGGACATGGAAAGCCACGTCGTCGCGCGCATTGCGGAAGAACGCGAATTGCCGTTTGCGGTGCTGCGGGTCATCGCCGATGCAGCAAATCAGGGTCTGCCGCCGGCCGCCATCAATGGATTGAAACCAGATGGCCAGCCCGACACATTCGGCGTTCTGAAATCGCTTGCAGCCGATCCCGCTCAGTTGGTCGCGCTGATCCGGACAGGCCTCGCTGCCCGGCGAGCGATGAGCGGATTACTCCGCTGCCACCGGCTTCTTGGCCCGGGCCTCGGCTACACTGATCTCGGCTAG
- the shc gene encoding squalene--hopene cyclase yields MQLNTTALDQGVASAHETRTVSAADLEAAISSAAKSLLALQHDDGHYVFELEADATIPAEYVLMRHYLAEPVDADLERKIANYLYRIQSADGGWPLFHEGASNISASVKAYFALKMIGVDVDDPRMQRARAWILAEGGAAQSNVFTRNLLALFGVIPWRGVPVVPVEIMLLPRWFPFHLDKISYWARTVVVPLTVLNALKPRARNPKGVDIPELFVTPPNDVRVWPKGPHQKAPWSQIFGGIDRVLRFLEPAFPKSLRKRSIDKAVTFVTTRLNGEDGLGAIFPAMVNSVLVYDALGYPHDHPDYVTARQSVEKLLIVKPDEAYCQPCLSPVWDTALAAHALMEAGGPEAERAADRGLAWLAPLQVLDTVGDWAVQRPGVRPGGWAFQYANAHYPDVDDTAVVVMAMDRAASRTAANGGDHREAMARGREWIAGMQSKNGGWGAFDADNNYEYLNQIPFSDHGALLDPPTADVSARCVSMLAQLGETRATSPVLDKAVRYLESTQEKDGSWYGRWGMNYVYGTWSVLCALNAAGVEPELPIMRKAADWLLSIQNSDGGWGEDGESYSLEYAGYQQAPSTASQTAWALMALMAAGEIDHPAVQSGIAYLAANQGKDGFWGEERFTATGFPRVFYLRYHGYSKFFPMWAMARYRNLKAANSKTVSVGM; encoded by the coding sequence ATGCAGCTCAATACAACAGCGCTAGACCAAGGCGTCGCGTCCGCGCACGAAACGCGCACCGTCTCTGCGGCGGACCTTGAAGCCGCGATTTCATCCGCTGCAAAATCGCTTCTGGCACTTCAGCATGACGACGGGCATTACGTCTTCGAACTCGAAGCCGACGCGACGATTCCTGCTGAATACGTTCTGATGCGCCACTATCTTGCCGAGCCGGTCGATGCCGATCTGGAGCGCAAGATCGCAAACTATCTTTATCGCATCCAGTCGGCCGATGGCGGCTGGCCGCTGTTCCATGAGGGCGCATCGAACATAAGCGCCAGCGTGAAGGCCTATTTCGCGCTGAAGATGATCGGCGTCGATGTCGACGATCCGCGAATGCAGCGCGCGCGAGCTTGGATCCTGGCCGAAGGCGGCGCAGCGCAGAGCAATGTGTTCACCCGAAATTTGCTGGCGCTCTTCGGCGTCATCCCTTGGCGCGGCGTGCCAGTCGTACCCGTCGAGATCATGCTGCTTCCGCGGTGGTTCCCATTCCACCTCGACAAAATATCGTACTGGGCGCGAACGGTCGTCGTACCGTTGACGGTTCTCAATGCGCTGAAGCCACGCGCCCGAAATCCGAAGGGCGTCGACATTCCGGAGTTGTTCGTAACGCCGCCGAACGATGTCCGCGTCTGGCCAAAGGGGCCGCATCAGAAAGCTCCGTGGTCGCAAATATTCGGCGGTATCGATCGTGTGTTGCGCTTTCTCGAACCGGCATTTCCGAAATCGTTGCGCAAGCGCTCCATCGACAAGGCTGTCACATTTGTGACGACCCGTTTGAACGGGGAAGACGGTCTCGGTGCGATCTTCCCTGCCATGGTCAATTCGGTCCTCGTCTATGATGCGCTGGGCTACCCACACGACCATCCGGACTATGTGACGGCGCGGCAGTCCGTCGAGAAGTTGCTCATCGTCAAGCCGGACGAAGCCTATTGCCAGCCGTGCCTCTCGCCGGTGTGGGACACCGCACTCGCGGCGCATGCGCTGATGGAAGCCGGTGGGCCGGAAGCGGAACGCGCAGCAGATCGCGGCTTGGCTTGGCTTGCACCGCTTCAGGTGCTCGACACCGTTGGAGACTGGGCGGTGCAGCGCCCCGGCGTTCGCCCTGGTGGATGGGCATTCCAGTACGCAAACGCGCATTATCCCGACGTTGATGACACAGCAGTTGTCGTCATGGCGATGGACCGTGCCGCGAGCCGAACCGCAGCCAATGGCGGAGATCATCGCGAGGCGATGGCGCGTGGCCGCGAGTGGATCGCGGGCATGCAAAGCAAGAACGGCGGCTGGGGCGCGTTCGATGCAGATAATAACTATGAGTATCTGAACCAGATTCCGTTTTCCGATCACGGCGCGCTGCTCGACCCGCCAACGGCTGACGTCTCGGCGCGCTGCGTATCGATGTTGGCTCAGCTCGGCGAGACGCGCGCAACAAGTCCCGTTCTCGACAAGGCCGTGCGCTATCTGGAAAGCACGCAGGAGAAAGACGGAAGCTGGTACGGCCGCTGGGGCATGAACTACGTCTACGGCACATGGTCCGTGCTCTGCGCACTGAACGCAGCCGGTGTCGAACCGGAGTTACCCATCATGCGCAAAGCCGCAGACTGGCTCCTTTCGATTCAGAATTCGGATGGCGGTTGGGGCGAAGACGGCGAAAGCTATAGCCTCGAGTACGCTGGCTATCAGCAAGCGCCCAGCACGGCATCTCAGACAGCCTGGGCGCTCATGGCGTTGATGGCGGCGGGTGAGATCGATCATCCGGCCGTGCAAAGCGGCATCGCTTATCTCGCAGCAAACCAGGGCAAGGATGGCTTCTGGGGCGAAGAACGCTTCACCGCTACGGGCTTCCCGCGTGTGTTCTATCTTCGCTATCACGGCTACTCGAAATTCTTCCCGATGTGGGCGATGGCGCGCTATCGCAACTTGAAGGCTGCGAACTCCAAGACCGTATCGGTCGGGATGTGA
- a CDS encoding MlaA family lipoprotein: MKTSAILSRVGCLVIATSLTACAGVGSAPAPVYLASPEKESEPKSIADPYEKSNRSVFESNQDFNHSVLYPAAKAYNENVPEPVRDRIESFTTNLNEPMVFANNVLQLRPLAAATTLGRFAMNTTIGLGGLFDVAATEGLTRQSGDFGQTMYVWGYRESSYLVLPIIGPTNVRDAIGTGVEFGAQLPLATFMPTKIATLTSRVDLAGTVASPLANLSKAEDMQTLEESSIDFYSMLRSVTDQKRQAELQEALDTSALTSTPPPPDPNAIEPVMTIVSSPTLLPNYGKNLAKTAKARASNGTVMIVGTPSAAAPAEVSADTVSTQ; the protein is encoded by the coding sequence GTGAAGACTAGCGCCATCCTCAGTCGGGTCGGCTGTCTTGTCATCGCCACGTCGTTGACGGCGTGTGCGGGCGTGGGATCTGCGCCTGCGCCCGTGTACCTGGCGTCCCCCGAAAAAGAATCCGAACCGAAGTCGATTGCTGATCCGTACGAAAAGAGCAACCGCTCTGTCTTCGAAAGCAATCAGGACTTCAATCACTCCGTCCTTTATCCAGCCGCGAAGGCGTATAACGAGAACGTTCCGGAGCCGGTGCGCGATCGCATCGAGTCGTTCACGACCAACCTGAACGAGCCGATGGTATTCGCGAACAACGTCCTGCAGCTCAGGCCGTTGGCTGCAGCAACGACGCTCGGCCGCTTCGCAATGAATACGACGATCGGTCTCGGCGGCCTGTTTGACGTTGCGGCAACCGAAGGCCTCACACGCCAGTCGGGCGATTTCGGCCAGACGATGTACGTCTGGGGCTATCGCGAGAGTTCCTACCTCGTGCTGCCGATCATCGGACCGACCAATGTTCGCGACGCGATCGGCACGGGCGTTGAGTTCGGTGCGCAGTTGCCTCTCGCCACGTTCATGCCGACGAAAATCGCAACGCTCACCAGCCGCGTCGATCTCGCCGGAACGGTTGCGAGCCCGCTTGCAAACCTCAGCAAGGCTGAGGATATGCAGACGCTCGAAGAGAGTTCGATCGATTTCTATTCCATGCTTCGCAGCGTGACCGATCAGAAGCGTCAGGCCGAATTGCAGGAAGCGCTCGATACCAGCGCGTTGACCAGCACGCCGCCGCCGCCCGATCCAAACGCGATCGAGCCTGTCATGACGATCGTCTCGTCGCCGACGCTGTTGCCGAACTATGGGAAGAATCTCGCGAAGACAGCGAAAGCGCGGGCAAGCAACGGCACTGTCATGATCGTTGGAACGCCGAGTGCTGCGGCTCCGGCTGAAGTATCAGCAGATACCGTCTCGACGCAGTAA
- the hpnH gene encoding adenosyl-hopene transferase HpnH, translating to MGIPIGQAVSIGAYVLKQHLTGRKRYPLVLMLEPLFRCNLACAGCGKIDYPDKILNQRISVADALHSMDECGAPVVVMAGGEPLLHKELPEIVEGALAKGKFVTVCTNALLLEKKIGLYKPHTRFNWSIHLDGDKEMHDKSVCQKGVYDRAVEAIKVAKAKGFRVNINCTLFSDAEPERVAKFLDDVKALGVGGITISPGYAYERAPDQQHFLNRTKTKQIFRDILKRGRGGRSWPFFQSALFLDFLAGNQTYQCTPWGNPTRTVFGWQRPCYLLGEGYTKTYKELMEGTDWDKYGTGNYEKCADCMVHSGFEATAVVDAVKRPWKLAAVTLRGVKTDGPMAPDIPLHNQRPAEFVFSRHVENKLAEISVAEARAKKPVAAE from the coding sequence GTGGGAATTCCAATAGGCCAAGCCGTGTCGATCGGCGCGTATGTGCTGAAGCAGCACTTGACCGGACGCAAGCGCTATCCGCTTGTTCTGATGCTCGAGCCGCTGTTTCGTTGTAACCTCGCCTGTGCGGGTTGCGGCAAGATCGATTATCCCGACAAAATTCTCAACCAGCGCATTTCCGTTGCCGATGCCCTGCACTCGATGGATGAGTGCGGCGCGCCCGTCGTCGTCATGGCGGGCGGCGAGCCGTTGCTGCACAAAGAGCTTCCGGAGATCGTCGAAGGCGCACTCGCAAAAGGCAAGTTCGTCACCGTGTGCACGAACGCGCTGCTGCTTGAAAAGAAGATTGGACTCTACAAACCGCACACGCGCTTCAACTGGTCGATCCATCTCGATGGCGATAAGGAGATGCACGACAAGTCGGTTTGCCAGAAGGGCGTTTACGATCGCGCCGTTGAGGCCATCAAAGTCGCCAAGGCGAAGGGCTTTCGCGTCAACATCAACTGCACGCTTTTCAGCGACGCTGAACCGGAGCGTGTTGCCAAGTTTCTTGATGATGTGAAGGCGCTCGGAGTTGGCGGAATCACAATTTCACCAGGCTACGCTTATGAGCGCGCGCCGGATCAGCAGCATTTCTTGAACCGCACGAAGACGAAACAGATCTTCCGCGATATTCTCAAGCGCGGACGCGGCGGACGCTCATGGCCGTTCTTCCAATCCGCGCTGTTTCTCGATTTTCTTGCAGGCAATCAGACCTACCAGTGTACGCCGTGGGGCAATCCCACGCGCACTGTCTTTGGCTGGCAGCGCCCCTGCTATCTGCTCGGTGAAGGCTACACAAAGACTTACAAAGAGCTGATGGAAGGCACGGATTGGGATAAGTACGGCACCGGCAACTACGAGAAGTGCGCCGACTGCATGGTCCATTCCGGCTTCGAAGCGACGGCTGTGGTCGATGCTGTGAAGCGTCCGTGGAAGCTCGCGGCCGTTACGCTTCGCGGCGTGAAGACCGATGGGCCGATGGCTCCGGATATTCCGCTCCACAATCAGCGGCCTGCTGAATTTGTTTTCTCGCGCCACGTCGAGAACAAGCTAGCCGAGATCAGTGTAGCCGAGGCCCGGGCCAAGAAGCCGGTGGCAGCGGAGTAA
- a CDS encoding MMPL family transporter, translated as MIEHCVARLVGASMRFPWLTIFLSLMLFVGAGHYIANNFAITTDTSQLISPDLDWRQRERQFDAAFPQGTDTIDVVIDGDTPERAENAARKLFEALSSETPKPFQTVRRRDGGAFFEKNGLLYLPLEEVELTTASLIKTQPVLATLAADPTLNGLAKALSFVPMGIDQERATWLDYEKPVTALADAIENMLDGKRSTFSWNELLSGEPPESGDLRRFLQVKPVLDYGDLQPGAEASERIRETAKRLDLTPEHGVRVRLTGAVPMADEEFGTVADGLLLNTLLTVAVVALILWLALRSGRIIFAVLVGLFAGLAMTAAVGLWLVGALNLISVAFAVLFVGIGVDFGIQFSVRYRHERHINDDLRGALVTAGRNAGRPLALAAAATTAGFYAFLPTDYSGVSELGLIAGTGMIIAFLISITFVPAMLAVLNPPGEPDDVGYRMLAPVDRFMARYRHAILVLTAIAVVAGLPLLTRLEFDFNPINLRSAAVESVETFNDLMQDPETAPNTIQILTPSLADAEKLANRIESLPVVERTVTLASFIPDHQSEKLALIKDAASLIEPSLDPENKLPPPTDAEIKVTLQETADAFAVASQKGSGTALAARMADILTRLAMAPPEARKRVETELMSGFNLRLSQIRAALGADEVTLATLPPDIVADWKTADGRARVEVAPRGDGNDNANLRRFASAVLLVAPEATGVPILIQESAKTVVRSFFQAGALALGSITLILFVALRRVSDVLLTLVPLLLAGVVTLELCVLLKLPLNFANIIALPVLLGVGVAFKIYYVLAWRDGETSLLASPLTRAVLYSALTTATAFGSLWFSNHPGTSSMGELLALSLLTTLAAAVLFQPILMGPPRQNNDNEGSQTP; from the coding sequence ATGATCGAGCATTGCGTGGCCCGGCTCGTCGGCGCGTCGATGAGATTTCCCTGGCTTACGATTTTCCTCTCCTTGATGCTTTTCGTGGGTGCGGGTCACTACATTGCGAATAACTTCGCAATCACCACGGATACCAGCCAGCTAATTTCGCCGGACCTCGATTGGCGTCAACGTGAACGTCAGTTCGATGCGGCGTTTCCCCAAGGCACCGACACGATCGATGTCGTCATAGATGGCGACACACCGGAGCGCGCAGAAAATGCCGCCCGAAAACTTTTCGAAGCTCTCTCAAGTGAAACGCCAAAGCCATTCCAAACCGTCCGCAGGCGTGACGGCGGCGCTTTCTTTGAGAAGAACGGTCTGCTGTATCTCCCTCTCGAAGAGGTGGAGCTGACAACCGCCAGCCTCATCAAGACACAGCCCGTCCTTGCAACGCTCGCAGCCGATCCCACGCTCAACGGATTGGCAAAAGCGTTGAGCTTCGTTCCGATGGGCATCGATCAGGAACGCGCAACGTGGCTCGACTATGAAAAGCCCGTCACCGCGCTCGCCGATGCCATCGAAAATATGCTGGATGGCAAGCGCTCGACGTTCTCTTGGAACGAGTTGCTGTCTGGTGAACCGCCCGAATCGGGCGATCTCCGCCGCTTTCTTCAGGTGAAGCCTGTTCTCGATTACGGCGATCTGCAACCCGGAGCAGAAGCGAGCGAGCGGATACGTGAAACCGCCAAACGGTTGGACCTCACGCCCGAACACGGTGTGCGCGTCCGCCTCACCGGCGCTGTGCCGATGGCCGACGAAGAGTTCGGCACAGTTGCCGACGGCCTGTTGCTGAACACGCTTTTGACCGTTGCGGTCGTGGCGCTGATTCTGTGGTTGGCGCTGCGCTCGGGGCGCATCATCTTCGCTGTGCTGGTCGGGCTCTTTGCGGGACTTGCCATGACGGCGGCCGTAGGGCTTTGGCTCGTCGGCGCGCTCAATCTCATCTCCGTCGCGTTTGCTGTCCTGTTCGTCGGCATTGGCGTGGATTTCGGTATTCAGTTTTCGGTCAGATACCGCCACGAACGTCATATCAACGATGACCTTCGGGGCGCTCTGGTCACCGCCGGGCGCAATGCCGGACGACCGCTTGCGCTGGCCGCAGCCGCTACGACGGCTGGCTTCTATGCGTTCCTTCCGACCGATTACAGCGGCGTATCGGAACTCGGTCTGATCGCTGGAACCGGCATGATCATTGCGTTTTTGATCAGCATCACGTTCGTCCCGGCGATGCTCGCAGTCCTCAATCCGCCCGGCGAGCCGGACGACGTCGGATATCGCATGCTGGCGCCTGTCGATCGCTTCATGGCTCGGTATCGCCACGCGATTCTGGTGCTGACTGCCATCGCGGTCGTCGCAGGATTGCCGCTGCTCACGCGCCTCGAATTCGATTTCAATCCGATCAACCTGAGAAGCGCTGCAGTCGAGTCCGTCGAGACGTTCAACGACCTGATGCAAGATCCGGAAACGGCGCCGAACACGATCCAGATTTTGACCCCCTCGCTTGCGGACGCGGAAAAACTCGCAAACAGAATTGAAAGCCTTCCTGTTGTCGAACGGACGGTCACTCTCGCGAGCTTCATCCCCGACCACCAGAGTGAAAAACTCGCCCTCATCAAAGACGCCGCGAGCCTGATCGAGCCGTCGCTTGACCCTGAGAATAAACTCCCCCCTCCCACGGACGCCGAGATCAAGGTGACGCTTCAGGAGACGGCAGATGCCTTCGCCGTTGCGAGTCAGAAGGGAAGCGGCACAGCACTCGCGGCGCGCATGGCCGATATTCTGACGCGTCTCGCAATGGCGCCGCCCGAAGCGCGCAAGCGTGTCGAAACGGAGCTGATGAGCGGCTTTAATCTGCGCCTTAGCCAAATTCGCGCGGCACTCGGCGCCGACGAGGTTACGTTGGCCACGCTGCCGCCCGACATTGTCGCTGACTGGAAGACTGCTGACGGACGGGCCCGCGTCGAAGTCGCGCCGCGCGGTGACGGCAACGACAATGCAAACCTTCGCCGCTTCGCGAGCGCGGTGCTCCTCGTCGCGCCCGAGGCGACCGGCGTTCCGATTCTCATTCAGGAATCGGCAAAGACCGTAGTGCGTTCGTTTTTCCAAGCGGGCGCGCTGGCGCTCGGTTCAATCACGTTGATCCTGTTCGTGGCGCTTAGGCGCGTCTCCGATGTGCTTCTGACGTTGGTGCCGCTCTTGCTCGCAGGCGTCGTGACGCTCGAACTCTGCGTGCTTCTGAAACTGCCGCTGAACTTCGCAAACATCATCGCTTTGCCGGTGCTGCTCGGCGTCGGCGTCGCCTTCAAAATCTATTACGTGCTGGCGTGGCGCGATGGCGAAACAAGTCTGCTGGCGTCCCCTTTGACACGCGCGGTGCTCTACAGCGCGTTGACGACAGCAACCGCGTTCGGCAGCCTCTGGTTCTCGAACCATCCAGGCACGTCGAGCATGGGCGAATTGCTTGCGCTCTCGCTTTTGACGACGCTCGCGGCCGCCGTTCTCTTCCAGCCGATCCTGATGGGCCCACCGCGCCAGAACAACGATAATGAAGGCAGTCAGACGCCCTAA
- the hpnI gene encoding bacteriohopanetetrol glucosamine biosynthesis glycosyltransferase HpnI, producing MASCLWLVCTLVAIIGSLYALFAGVLVARFRRQEMPDLREVENVTLLKPLCGAEPALESNLASFCVQNYPGKRQIVLGVQDAHDPAVAAVDNLRARFSESEIDLALTTRSLGRNPKISNLAGMYDHAAYDVLILSDSDMLVRDDYVRNVMAALQQPEVGLVTCLYRGRSNGGFWARLGAAGVDQHFLPSVLVGQFLGLAKPCFGSTIALRRETLERIGGFPAFADVLADDYAMGDAVRRLGLKVSIPPFTIGHTFSEDSFGKLVAHELRWARTIRLVDPIGYAASIVTHPLPFALAAAAVSGFGLITGGILAATLASRLFVPIQVERLSGGDRGTLWLSPLRDLLSFAIFLASFAPGAVSWRGRRYRVNPDGSVTPV from the coding sequence ATGGCGTCGTGTCTGTGGCTTGTTTGCACACTTGTCGCGATTATCGGTAGTCTTTACGCCCTATTTGCGGGCGTTCTTGTTGCCAGATTTCGGCGACAGGAGATGCCTGATCTTCGCGAAGTTGAAAACGTAACGCTGCTGAAGCCGCTTTGCGGCGCAGAACCGGCGCTCGAATCGAATCTCGCGTCCTTTTGTGTGCAAAATTATCCTGGCAAGCGGCAAATCGTACTGGGGGTTCAAGACGCCCACGATCCTGCGGTTGCTGCTGTGGATAACTTGCGCGCGCGCTTTTCCGAATCAGAAATCGATCTCGCGCTCACGACTCGTTCGTTGGGACGCAATCCGAAAATTTCGAATCTGGCCGGGATGTATGACCATGCGGCCTATGACGTTCTGATCCTAAGCGACAGCGACATGCTGGTTCGCGATGACTATGTGCGAAATGTCATGGCCGCTTTGCAGCAACCCGAGGTTGGGCTTGTGACGTGCCTCTATCGCGGGCGCTCGAACGGCGGATTTTGGGCGCGACTCGGTGCTGCCGGTGTCGATCAGCATTTTCTTCCAAGCGTGCTTGTCGGGCAATTTCTCGGGCTCGCGAAGCCATGCTTCGGATCGACCATCGCGTTGAGGCGCGAGACGCTGGAGCGAATCGGCGGCTTCCCGGCATTTGCTGACGTTCTAGCGGACGATTACGCGATGGGGGACGCCGTGCGCCGGCTTGGCCTCAAGGTCTCGATCCCGCCTTTCACGATCGGCCACACGTTTTCGGAAGATTCGTTCGGGAAGCTGGTTGCGCACGAACTTCGCTGGGCGAGAACGATTCGTCTGGTGGACCCAATCGGTTACGCTGCCTCGATCGTGACGCATCCGCTACCATTTGCGCTTGCTGCCGCCGCAGTGAGTGGTTTCGGCCTCATAACCGGGGGCATTCTGGCTGCCACCCTTGCTTCCCGGCTTTTCGTTCCGATACAAGTTGAGCGGCTGTCCGGTGGGGACCGCGGAACGCTGTGGCTCAGTCCGCTGCGCGATCTGCTTAGCTTCGCGATTTTCCTCGCGAGTTTCGCACCGGGTGCTGTCAGTTGGCGGGGGCGTCGCTATCGCGTCAATCCCGATGGGTCCGTTACGCCGGTTTGA
- the hpnJ gene encoding hopanoid biosynthesis associated radical SAM protein HpnJ, which translates to MRTLFLQAPSFDGFDGGAGSRYQARREIKSFWFPTWLAQPAALIENSKLIDAPPHKVKLNDVTRIAKDYDLVVLHTSTPSFASDVATIKAMKEVNPNLKAGLIGAKVAVEAEKSLQSAPIVDFAARNEFDFTIKEIADGRDFANVKGISYRNSSGVIVHNDDRAVLENMDLLPFVTPVYKRDLEIEKYFIGYLKHPYISLYTGRGCKSRCTFCLWPQTVGGHNYRTRSVGHVIDEIKWARAAFPQVKEFFFDDDTFTDDLPRAEAIAKELGKLGITWSCNAKANVPRKSLEVLSENGLRLLLVGYESGNQQILHNIKKGMRVEVARKFTKDCHELGIKIHGTFILGLPGETKETIEETVKFATEINPHTIQVSLAAPYPGTFLFNQAVKEGWLDEANAELVDENGVQVAPLHYPHLSHSEIFHSVEDFYKRFYFRSGKIASIVGEMVTSPDMMKRRLREGVEFFQFLRERRNVA; encoded by the coding sequence ATGCGCACGCTCTTTTTGCAAGCTCCCTCGTTTGACGGTTTCGATGGCGGAGCCGGGTCGCGCTATCAAGCGCGCCGCGAAATCAAGTCGTTCTGGTTTCCGACGTGGCTGGCTCAGCCCGCGGCGCTGATCGAGAACAGCAAGCTGATCGACGCGCCGCCTCACAAGGTGAAGCTCAACGACGTTACGAGAATCGCGAAAGACTACGATCTCGTCGTGCTGCACACGTCGACGCCCTCATTCGCCTCGGATGTTGCAACCATCAAGGCGATGAAAGAGGTCAATCCAAATCTCAAGGCTGGTCTGATCGGCGCTAAGGTTGCCGTCGAGGCGGAGAAGAGCCTGCAGTCTGCGCCGATTGTCGATTTCGCTGCGCGCAACGAGTTCGATTTCACGATCAAGGAAATCGCCGATGGTCGCGATTTCGCCAACGTGAAGGGCATCAGCTATCGGAATTCGAGCGGCGTGATCGTGCACAACGACGACCGCGCGGTTCTGGAAAACATGGACCTGCTGCCGTTCGTGACGCCGGTCTACAAGCGCGATCTCGAAATCGAGAAGTATTTCATCGGCTATCTGAAGCATCCCTACATTTCGCTCTACACCGGACGCGGCTGCAAATCGCGCTGCACGTTCTGCCTCTGGCCGCAGACGGTTGGCGGGCACAACTATCGCACCCGCAGCGTCGGCCATGTGATCGACGAGATCAAATGGGCGCGAGCTGCATTCCCGCAGGTGAAGGAATTCTTCTTCGACGACGATACGTTCACCGACGACCTGCCGCGCGCCGAAGCCATTGCCAAGGAACTCGGCAAACTCGGCATTACCTGGTCGTGCAACGCCAAAGCAAACGTGCCGCGCAAATCCCTCGAAGTGCTTTCCGAGAACGGTTTGCGCCTGCTGCTCGTTGGATATGAAAGCGGCAACCAGCAGATCCTTCACAACATCAAGAAGGGCATGCGCGTCGAGGTGGCCCGCAAGTTCACGAAGGATTGCCACGAACTCGGCATCAAGATTCACGGCACGTTCATTCTTGGGCTGCCGGGCGAGACCAAAGAGACGATTGAAGAGACGGTGAAGTTCGCGACCGAGATCAACCCGCATACGATCCAGGTTTCGCTTGCCGCGCCTTATCCCGGCACGTTCCTATTCAATCAGGCTGTGAAGGAAGGTTGGCTGGACGAAGCCAACGCGGAACTCGTCGACGAAAATGGCGTGCAGGTTGCGCCGCTGCACTATCCGCATCTGTCGCATTCGGAAATTTTCCATTCGGTCGAGGACTTCTACAAGCGGTTCTATTTCCGCTCGGGCAAGATCGCGTCGATTGTCGGCGAAATGGTCACGAGTCCCGACATGATGAAGCGGAGACTGCGCGAAGGCGTCGAGTTCTTCCAGTTCCTGCGCGAGCGCCGCAACGTCGCTTAA